CTTTAACGCCGGCAAGCAGGAAGAGGTTAAACGCCGCGTTAAGCATCTGGCTGGCCCGCTGGGATGAATATCCATGCCTATTACCCGGTCGACATCATTAACGGGCCGGGTACCCGCTGTACGCTGTTTGTCGCTGGCTGTGAGCATCAGTGCGCAGGTTGTTACAACAAAAGTACCTGGCGGCTTAACTCCGGACGACCATTGACCCTGCAGCAGGAAGAGCAGCTGATTGCCGATCTGAACGATACACGCATTCCCCGCCAGGGGTTATCCCTGTCGGGCGGCGATCCTCTGCATCCCGCTAACGTGGCGGAAGTATTGCGGCTGGTTAAGCGGGTGCGTCGTGAATGCCAGGGTAAGGATATCTGGCTGTGGACGGGGTACCGGCTGGCAGAGCTGACCCGAGAACAGCAGGCTGTGGTGGCGTTGATTGATGTGCTGATTGACGGCAAATTTGTCGCCGACTTAAAAGATCCGGCGCTGCTCTGGCGCGGAAGCAGCAACCAGGTGATCCACTATCTGCGGAAGTGAATCGTCCCTGTCGGGCGGTATCTTTCACTGACGTGAACCTGGCGGCGGTGTTATCCGCTGAAGTGAACCCCGTCAGGCTTCAGCCTGCGTTACGCCTCGCGGTATTTCAGCAGACTGGATGATCTTCACCCCCTGCCCGTTGCGATCAAAGGCTTCCTGCATCATTACGGCGGCGACATCCCGCGCTGACACGGCCCGCAGATTACCGGGCAACAGTTTAAACAGCGGGGCCAGCATCGATTCCCCGCCTCTTTTCCTGTCGCGATCGCCCAGCAGCAGCGAAGGCCGGACCAGCGTCAGGCGTGG
This genomic window from Erwinia sp. E_sp_B01_1 contains:
- the nrdG gene encoding anaerobic ribonucleoside-triphosphate reductase-activating protein, which produces MNIHAYYPVDIINGPGTRCTLFVAGCEHQCAGCYNKSTWRLNSGRPLTLQQEEQLIADLNDTRIPRQGLSLSGGDPLHPANVAEVLRLVKRVRRECQGKDIWLWTGYRLAELTREQQAVVALIDVLIDGKFVADLKDPALLWRGSSNQVIHYLRK